A region of Salvelinus alpinus chromosome 6, SLU_Salpinus.1, whole genome shotgun sequence DNA encodes the following proteins:
- the LOC139579035 gene encoding E3 ubiquitin-protein ligase TRIM21-like, whose protein sequence is MSSSSILRSEEQFLCSICLDVFTEPVSTSCGHNFCMVCITKYWDSKDLCQCPLCQEKFYRQPVFRVNTTFREVVEHYKKLRDRGKDESPAIPGKVPCDVCTGTKRKALKSCLVCLASYCETHLDPHQIAPPLKRHKLIDPVENLEDRICKKHERLLEMFCRTDQTCVCQFCIEGDHKTHDTVPIEEECGERKAHLEKTEAEEEQIIQEQLKKVKDIKLSVDLSKRDAEREIAESIQVFTALVRSIEKSQVELIKGIEEKQKAAERQAEGFIKELEQEINELKRRSTDLKQLSQTEDHLQLLQNYPLLVCTPPPTKDWSEISVHSDLCVGTVRRAVSQLEEALSKEMEKLPEVKLQRIQQYAVDVTLDPDTANLYLILSEDGKQVRRGNTPQNLPPNPKRFDGHRFVLGKDGFSSGRFYYEVTVKGKTRWNLGVARESTDRKGKIKMRTEDGLWTVSRNYENLYKAGTSPPVLLCLRKKPLKVGVFVDYEEGLVSFYDVESRSHIYSYTGCTFTEKLFPFFGPSDNDDGQNSAPLIIAPVNRTY, encoded by the coding sequence atgtctTCCTCCAGCATTCTACGTTCTGAAGAGCAGTTCCTGTGCTCTATCTGTCTGGATGTGTTCACTGAGCCAGTCTCGACTTCATGTGGACACAACTTCTGCATGGTCTGTATCACAAAGTACTGGGATAGCAAGGACCTGTGCCAATGTCCACTGTGTCAGGAGAAATTCTACAGACAACCTGTGTTTCGTGTTAACACAACGTTCAGAGAGGTGGTAGAGCATTATAAAAAGTTGAGAGACAGAGGTAAAGATGAGTCCCCTGCCATACCTGGAAAAGTGCCCTGTGACGTCTGCACTGGGACTAAGCGCAAGGCCCTGAAGTCCTGCCTGGTGTGTCTGGCTTCTTACTGTGAGACTCACCTGGATCCTCATCAGATTGCCCCACCCTTAAAGAGACACAAACTGATCGACCCTGTGGAGAACCTGGAAGACAGGATCTGTAAGAAGCACGAAAGACTCCTGGAGATGTTCTGTAGGACTGACcagacgtgtgtgtgtcagttctgCATTGAGGGAGACCACAAGACTCATGACACTGTCCCTATAGAGGAAGAGTGTGGAGAGAGGAAGGCTCACTTGGAGAAAACTGAGGCAGAAGAAGAGCAAATTATCCAGGAGCAACTGAAGAAGGTTAAAGACATCAAACTCTCAGTAGATCTCAgcaagagagatgcagagagagagatagcagagagcaTACAGGTCTTCACTGCTCTGGTGCGCTCCATTGAGAAAAGCCAGGTTGAGCTTATTAAAGGGATTGAGGAGAAGCAGAAAGCAGCAGAGAGGCAGGCTGAAGGGTTCATTAAAGAGCTGGAGCAGGAAATCAATGAGCTAAAGAGAAGAAGCACTGATCTGAAGCAGCTCTCACAGACTGAGGACCACCTCCAACTTCTCCAGAACTATCCATTACTAGTGTGCACCCCTCCACCCACCAAGgactggtctgagatcagtgttcacagtgatcTGTGTGTGGGGACTGTGAGGAGAGCTGTGTCCCAGCTGGAAGAAGCACTGAGTAAAGAGATGGAGAAGTTGCCTGAGGTCAAACTGCAGAGGATTCAGCAGTATGCAGTGGATGTGACTCTGGACCCTGATACAGCAAATCTCTATCTCATCCTGTCTGAGGATGGGAAACAAGTAAGACGTGGAAACACACCACAGAATCTTCCTCCCAATCCAAAAAGGTTTGATGGTCATCGATTTGTCCTTGGAAAGGATGGCTTCTCCTCAGGAAGATTTTACTATGAGGTGACGGTTAAGGGTAAGACAAGATGGAATTTAGGAGTGGCCAGAGAGTCCACTGACAGGAAGGGGAAAATCAAaatgagaactgaggatggactCTGGACTGTGTCCCGGAACTATGAGAATTTGTACAAAGCCGGTACCTCCCCCCCTGTTCTCCTCTGCTTGAGAAAGAAGCCCCTGAAGGTGGGGGTGTTTGTGGACTATGAGGAGGGTCTGGTCTCCTTTTATGATGTGGAGTCCAGGTCTCATATCTACTCTTACACAGGCTGCACCTTTACAGAGAAACTCTTTCCATTCTTCGGCCCCTCTGATAATGATGATGGTCAAAACTCAGCCCCTCTCATCATCGCTCCTGTCAATCGCACATACTGA
- the LOC139579038 gene encoding E3 ubiquitin-protein ligase TRIM21-like: MSSSSILQSEEQFLCSICLDVFTEPVTTSCGHSFCIACITKYWDSKDLCQCPLCKEKFYRQPELRVNTTLREVVENFKKMRDRGKDESPAIPGKVPCDVCTGTKLSAMKSCLVCLASYCETHLEPHQIAPAFKRHKLIDPVENLEDRICKKHDRLLEMFCRTDQTCVCQFCTEAEHKTHDTVPIEEECGERKAQLGKTEVEVQLIIQERMQKVKDIKLSVDLSKRDAEREIADSVHVFTALVRSIEKSQAELFEVIEEKQKAAERQAEGFIKELEQEITELKRRSTELKQLSHTEDHLQLLQNYPLLVCIPPHTKDWSEISVHSDLCVRTVRTAVSHLEETLNKEMEKLPEVKLKRIQQYAMDVTLDPDTANLYLILSEDGKQVRCGDTPQNLPDNPKRFNKYLIVLGKNGFSSGRFYYEVIVKGMTRWTLGVARESTDRKGIITLRPEDGLCVVYQRDVNVYKASNSPPVLLSLREKPQKVGVFVDYEEGLVSFYDVEAKSHIYSFTGCTFTEKLYPYFGPSDNDDCQNSAPLIISPVKHTC; encoded by the coding sequence atgtctTCCTCCAGCATTctccagtctgaagagcagttccTGTGCTCTATCTGTCTGGATGTGTTCACTGAGCCAGTCACCACTTCATGTGGACACAGCTTCTGCATTGCCTGTATCACAAAGTACTGGGATAGCAAGGACCTGTGCCAATGTCCACTGTGTAAGGAGAAGTTCTACAGACAACCTGAGCTTCGTGTTAACACAACATTAAGAGAGGTTGTAGAGAattttaaaaagatgagagacaGAGGTAAAGATGAGTCCCCTGCCATACCTGGAAAAGTGCCCTGTGACGTCTGCACTGGGACGAAGCTCAGTGCCATGAAGTCCTGCCTGGTGTGTCTGGCCTCTTACTGTGAGACTCACCTGGAACCTCATCAGATAGCTCCAGCCTTCAAGAGACACAAACTGATCGACCCTGTGGAGAACCTGGAAGACAGGATCTGTAAGAAACATGACAGACTCCTGGAGATGTTCTGTAGGACTGACCAGACATGTGTGTGTCAGTTCTGCACTGAGGCAGAACACAAGACTCATGACACTGTCCCTATAGAGGAAGAGTGTGGAGAGAGGAAGGCACAGCTGGGGAAAACTGAGGTGGAAGTGCAGCTGATTATCCAGGAACGAATGCAGAAGGTTAAAGACATCAAACTCTCAGTAGATCTCAgcaagagagatgcagagagggagATTGCAGACAGCGTTCACGTCTTCACTGCTCTGGTGCGCTCCATTGAGAAAAGCCAGGCTGAGCTCTTTGAGGTGATTGAGGAGAAGCAGAAAGCAGCAGAGAGGCAGGCTGAAGGGTTCATTAAAGAGCTGGAGCAGGAAATCACTGAGCTGAAGAGGAGAAGCACTGAACTGAAGCAGCTCTCACACACTGAGGACCACCTCCAACTTCTCCAGAACTACCCATTACTAGTGTGCATCCCTCCACACACCAAGgactggtctgagatcagtgttcacagtgatcTGTGTGTGAGGACTGTGAGGACAGCTGTGTCTCACCTGGAGGAGACActgaataaagagatggagaagcTGCCTGAAGTCAAACTGAAGAGGATTCAGCAGTATGCAATGGATGTGACTCTGGACCCTGATACAGCAAATCTCTATCTCATCCTGTCTGAAGATGGGAAACAAGTAAGATGTGGAGACACACCACAGAATCTTCCTGACAACCCAAAAAGGTTTAATAAGTATTTAATTGTCCTTGGAAAGAATGGCTTCTCCTCAGGGAGattttactatgaggtgattgTTAAGGGGATGACTAGATGGACTTTAGGAGTGGCCAGAGAGTCCACAGACAGGAAGGGGATTATCACACTGAGACCTGAAGATGGACTCTGTGTTGTGTACCAAAGGGATGTAAACGTGTACAAAGCCAGTAACTCcccccctgtcctcctctccctgagAGAGAAGCCCCAGAAGGTGGGGGTGTTTGTGGACTATGAGGAGGGTCTGGTCTCCTTTTATGATGTGGAGGCCAAGTCTCATATCTACTCTTTCACTGGCTGCACCTTTACAGAGAAACTCTATCCATACTTCGGCCCCTCTGATAATGATGATTGTCAAAACTCAGCCCCTCTCATCATCTCTCCTGTCAAACACACATGCTGA
- the LOC139579736 gene encoding choline transporter-like protein 1, translated as MPVLANAYTATGFNITSFCTSTCDAFVLLVENALSVATINTVRDFVLFLGKVLIVSCTAFAGLLSLNYQRDYTVWVLPLLIVCLFSWLVAHCFLSVFEIVVDVLFLCFAVDTKHNDGSPGREFYMDKALMEFVENSKNMAGRDRPEADGGGGEMKPTVS; from the exons AACGCGTACACGGCGACAGGTTTCAACATCACCAGTTTCTGTACGTCGACATGTGACGCCTTCGTCCTCCTGGTAGAGAATGCCCTCAGCGTGGCCACCATCAACACCGTGAGGGACTTTGTCCTCTTCCTGGGAAAG GTACTGATCGTCTCGTGCACGGCATTCGCTGGCTTGTTGTCGCTCAACTACCAGCGGGACTACACGGTGTGGGTGCTGCCCCTGCTCATCGTCTGCCTGTTCTCCTGGCTGGTAGCCCACTGCTTCCTGTCTGTCTTTGAGATCGTGGTGGACGTGCTCTTCCTCTGCTTCGCCGTGGACACCAAGCACAACGACGGCAGCCCCGGCCGAGAGTTCTACATGGACAAGGCCCTCATG gaGTTTGTAGAGAACAGTAAGAATATGGCGGGAAGGGATCGGCCGGAGGCAGATGGAGGCGGTGGTGAGATGAAGCCCACGGTGAGTTAA